In Deinococcus maricopensis DSM 21211, the sequence ACCGAAGCAGTGTAGAACAACGCGCCCGGGAAAGAAAGGACGCACCTCACCAGCCGCCAGCCCGAGGCCCTCCCCTGCAAGGGCCATACGACCACAACGCCAGCATGGCCTTCATTCACAGGACGGGGACTTTTCCACACGTCCCTGTGGACATTCCCGGAGTTATCCACAGGCTGCGGGAACGCTGTATGATTCGCGGAGCACAGTCCCGAGGAGGTGCCGTATCTCGCAGGAAATCTGGGCGGACGTGCTGCGTTACGTCCGCAATAACATCTCCGAAGTGGAGTACCACACATGGTTCGCGCCGGTGAAACCGCTCGGCGTACAGCAGGGCTCCCTGGTCCTCGGCGTGCGCAACTCCTTCGCGCAGGAGTGGTTCCGCAAACACTACCTGGAACTGCTCGAAGACGCCCTGCGCAGTCTGGGAGCGCAGAGCCCCCAGGTGAGCTTCCAGGTGCTGCCGGCCGTGCAGGACGCCATGATGCTGCCCGTCAACGAACCTGAAGTGTCCCCGCCGCCCAGGACGCGGGCGCTGCCGGGGCCAGCGCCGCTGCCCGTGGGCAGCGGGGAGAACCGCAAGAGCCTGAACCCGAAGTACACCTTCGAGAACTTCGTGGTCGGCCCGAACAACAACCTCGCGCACGCGGCCGCGCTGGCCGTCGCGGAGAGTCCTGGTCGGGCGTACAACCCGCTGTTCATCTACGGGGACGTCGGCCTGGGCAAAACCCACCTGATGCACGCCGTCGGGCATTACATTGCGGAACGTTACCCGGACAAGCGCATCGAGTACCTGTCCACCGAAAGCTTCACGAACGAACTGATCAACGCCATCCGCGACGACAAGATGACGCAGTTCCGCAACAAGTACCGCTCCGTGGACCTGCTGCTGGTGGACGACATCCAGTTCCTGGCGGGCAAGGAACGCACGCAGGAGGAGTTCTTCCACACCTTCAATGCGCTGTACGAGAACCACAAGCAGATCATCCTCAGCTCGGACCGCCCGCCGAAGGACATCCAGACGCTGGAGGGGCGGCTGCGCAGTCGCTTTGAGTGGGGCCTGATCACGGACATCCAGTCACCGGAGTTCGAGACGCGCGTGGCGATCCTGAAAATGAACGCCGAGCACCGCCATATCGACATTCCGCAGGACGTGCTGGAGCAGGTCGCGCGGCAGGTCACCAGCAACATCCGTGAACTGGAGGGCGCCCTGATGCGCGTCGTGGCGTTCTCCAGCCTGAACAACGTGCCCTTCTCGCGCGCCGTGGCCGCTAAGGCCCTGAGTGACGTGTTCGCCTCGCAGGAGGTGAACGTCGAGATGAAGGACGTGCTGCGCGTCGTCGGTGAGCGTTTTGGCGTGAGCACCGACATCCTTAAGGGGGCCGGGCGCGCTCGGGACGTGGTGGTGCCGCGTCAGGTGGCCATGTACCTGATTCGGGAGCTGACGAGCCACTCGCTGCCGGAAATCGGGCAGTTTTTTGGGCGGGACCACTCGACGGTGCTGCACTCCATTCAGAAGGTGACCGAGGCCGTCGGGAAGGATGCCGACCTGACAGCGCACATTGACGCCTTGCGGCAGATTCTGCAGGGTGGCGACCCTCTGGGCGGTGGCCTGTGAACAAACCCATGATCGCTTGTGAAAAGACTTCACTTTCTGTGGAAAAAGCTGTGGATAACCCTGTGGAAAAGCTGTGGATAACCCTGTGGAAAAGTAGGGTGCCCTGACCCCTGTGGATAACTGGGGATGTTTTCCACAGGTTATCCACAGGCAACCCGGAGTTATCCACAGAATTATCCACAGGTAAAACGCTGTCCTGGACAACTTGAAACCCAGTTATCCACAGTTTCCACAGCCCTTACTATTACTACTACTATTCTTTTAGATAAAGAGAAAGAGGTAAAAGATATGCGCGCCCAGGTGAGCAAGAAAGCCCTGAACGAAGGGGTGGGGATGCTCGAACGCATCATCCCCGCACGCAACAGCAACCCCCTCCTCACCGCCCTCAAAGTGGACGCCACCGAACGTGGCCTCACCCTCAGCGGCACCAACCTCGAAATCGACCTGAGCTGCTTTGTCGCCGCCGAAGTGAACGAACAGGCCGCTTTCGTCGTGCCCGCGCACCTGTTCGCCCAGATCGTCCGCAACCTCGGCGGTGAACTGGTCGAACTGGAACACAGCGGCAACGAACTCGCCGTCCGCGCGGGCGGCTCCGAATTCAAACTGCAGACCGGCGACCTCAGCGCCTACCCGCCGCTCAGCTTCCCCGACCACGTGGACACCACCCTTGACGCGGCAGAACTGGCCAAGGCCCTCTCCAGCGTCCGCTACGCGGCCAGCAACGAAGCCTTCCAGGCGGTGTTCCGGGGGATCAAGCTCGAATACCGCGGCGGACAGGCGCGCGTGATCGCCTCCGACGGCTTCCGTCTGGCCCTGCGGGACTTCGCTGCGCACGGGGATGGCCAGAACCTGATCCTGCCCGCCCGCAGCGCCGACGAACTCGTGCGCGTGCTGCGGGACGGCGAGGTGCGCCTCGCGTACGGCGAAGGGGCGCTCGGCGTTACCACCGACCGCGTCCGCATGAATGTGAAGCTGATGGACGGGGACTTCCCCGACTACGAGCGCGTGATTCCCCGCGACATCAAGCTGCAGGTGCGCCTGCAGGCCGCGGCGCTCAAGGAGGCCGTGTCGCGCGTGGCAGTCCTGGCCGACAAGAATGCCAACAATCGCGTGGAGTTCCTGGTGTCTGAGGGAACGCTGCGGCTGGCGACCGAAGGGGACTACGGCCGCGCGCAGGACACCCTGACGGTCGAGCAGGCCGGGGACGAGCCGGCCATGAGCCTGGGCTTCAACGCGAAGTACGTGCTGGACGCCCTGGGCCCCATTGATGGTGCCGCTGAGCTGCTGTTCAGCGGGTCCACCAGCCCGGCGATGTTCCGTGCGGTGGAGGGCGGCGGGTACCTCGCGGTGGTCGTGCCGCTGCGCGTCTGAGGTCCGCCTGGGGAGAGCCCCCACGCTCTCCCCGGCCCTGACGCCCTGATCCCTGAACTCGGTGTAGGGTACGGGGCAGAGCCGTACGCCCCGCGAGCGGCATATAGTGTCTTGCGTACACCTCTGCGGAGGTTGGAGGAACCCATGAAGATTGAGAACATCATCGCCCGTGAAGTGCTCGACTCCCGAGGCAACCCCACCGTCGAAGCGGAAGTCACGCTGGAAAGCGGCTTTGTGGGCCGCGCCATCGTGCCCAGCGGCGCCAGCACCGGCACCCACGAGGCGCTGGAACTGCGTGACGGCGGCGAACGCTACCTCGGCAAAGGCGTCCTGAAGGCCGTCGAGAACGTCAACACCGAAATTGCCCCGGAGCTGATCGGCATGGACGCCAGCAGCCAGGTCGCCATTGACCGCGCCATGCTGGCCCTCGACGGCACCCCCAACAAGGCGCGCCTCGGCGGCAACGCCATGCTGGCGGTCAGCATGGCCACCGCCCGCGCCGCGAGCGAAGGCCTCGGCGTGCCGCTGTACCGCTACCTCGGCGGCAACAACGCCAAAACCCTCCCGCTCCCCATGATGAACCTCATCAACGGGGGCGCCCACGCCGACAACAGCGTCGACTTCCAGGAATTCATGGTCATGCCCGTGGGCGCACCCAGCTTCCGCGAAGCGCTCCGCTACGGCGCCGAAACCTTCCACCAGCTCAAGAAGGTCCTCAGCGCCCGCGGGTACAACACCAACGTCGGCGACGAGGGCGGCTTCGCGCCGGACCTCGGCAGCAACGAGGAAGCCCTCGAGGTGCTGCTCGAAGCCATCGAGAAAGCCGGGTACGAGCCCGGCAAGGACATCGCCATCGCGCTCGACCCGGCCACCAGCGAGCTGTACAAGGACGGTCAGTACCACCTCGAAGGCGAAGGCCGCGTGCTCAGCAGCGAGGAAATGGTGGACTTCTGGGCCGACTGGGCCAGCCGCTACCCCATCGTCAGCATCGAGGACGGCCTGCACGAGGACGACTGGGCCGGCTGGAAGCTGCTCACGGACACCATCGGTGAACGCGTGCAGCTCGTCGGCGACGACCTGTTCGTCACGAACCCCGAGCGTCTGGGCCGCGGCCTGCGCGAAGGCGTCGCGAACAGCATCCTCGTGAAGGTCAACCAGATCGGCACGCTCACCGAGGCGATGGACGCCATCGAACTTGCCAAGCGCCACCGCTACACCACCGTCATCAGCCACCGCAGCGGCGAAAGCGAAGACGCGTTCATCGCGGACCTCGCGGTCGCCACGAACGCCGGCCAGATCAAAACGGGCAGCGCCAGCCGCTCCGACCGCATCGCGAAGTACAACCAGCTGCTGCGCATCGAACACCAGCTCGGCGACGCCGCCGTGTTCCTGGGCCGCGCCGCGCTGCTGCGCTAAAGCACCTGAGCGGGCGGGCTGCGGCCCGCCCGCTCACCTGAGTGGAAGGCGTTCCAAGACGCCCCACGGAAACGAGCACACATGAAGCACTTTGATCGCGCCACCAAGATCGTCGCGACGATCGGCCCGGCCAGCCGCAACCCGGAAACCCTGGAGCGCATGATTGACGCGGGCCTGAACGTCGTCCGCATGAACTTCAGCCACGGCGACCAGGAAGACCACCGCCAGACGTACGACATGGTCCGCGCCCTCGCCAAGAAAAAAGGCGTGAGTATCGGCATCCTGCAGGACCTGCAGGGGCCTAAGATCCGCGTGGGCCGCTTCAAGGACGGCCCGGTCACGCTGAGCGCTGGCCAGCCGTTCATCATCACCATGGACGACGTGGAAGGCACCGCCGAGCGCGTCAGCAGCACTTACAAGGGCCTCGCGCTCGACGTGCGCCCCGGCATGGCACTGCTGCTCGACGACGGCAACATGGCCCTTGAAGTCACTAAGGTGCAGGGCCACGACGTGCACACCGTCGTGACGGTCGGCGGCGTCCTGAAGAACAACAAGGGCATCAACGTCCCCGAAGCGGACCTGACGGTCCCCGCGCTCAGCGACAAGGACGTCGAGGACCTGACCTTCGGCGCGGAGCTCGGCGTGGACTGGGTGGCGCTCAGCTTCGTGCGCAGCCGCGACGACCTGCTGCTCGCCCGCCACTACCTCGCGCGCGCTGGCAGCCGCGCGAAACTGATGGCGAAAATCGAGAAGCCGCAGGCCGTGGAACGCTTCGACGACATCCTCAAGGAGTGCGACGGCGTGATGGTCGCGCGCGGCGACCTGGGCGTCGAGATGCGCCCGGAACAGGTGCCGATCATCCAGAAACGCCTGATCCGCGCGTGCCGCGAAGCTGGCAAGCCGGTCATCACGGCCACGCAGATGCTCGAGAGCATGATCAACCTGCCGCGTCCCACCCGCGCGGAAGCGTCCGACGTGGCGAACGCCATTTTCGACGGCACTGACGCCGTGATGCTCAGCGCCGAGAGCGCCGCCGGCCTGTACCCGGTCGAAGCCGTCAGCATGATGGACCACATCGCCCGCGAAGCGGAAGCCAGCGCCGAGTACAAGATCATGCAGGCCCAGGAGATCGACACGACGCTCGCGCAAGACGCCATCGCGCAGGCTGCGTGCAACATCGGTGAGCGTATGGACCTCGCGGCCATCGTGACGTTCACGAAGACCGGCGGGGCCGCCACGCGCGTCGCGAAGAACCGCCCGAAGCTGCCGATTCTGGCGCTCACGCCCAACGAGCAGACGCGCAGTCAGCTGGCGCTCTCGTGGGGCATCGTGCCGATCCTCAGCGAGGACCCGCACGACACCGACGACATGGTGCGCATCGCGAACAACACCCTGCGCGACAGCCGCCTCGCCGCGGTCGGCGAGCGGTACGTCATCACGGCGGGCGTGCCGTTTGGCGTGGCGGGCAGCACGAACATGCTGCGCGTCGAGAAACTTCGGCAGTAAGCGTACGGCGCTGAAGCCGGGATTCCGGCCGTGAATTTTCAGCAGGGTACTTGAGGGGTTTATCCACAATGCCTGTGGATAAACCCCCTGTGCCTGTGGATAAACACCGTCAGCACGAGCAAAAGCGGGCCTTTTTATCATAAAAAGGCCCGCTTTCTTTATGAAGTCTTAAGTTGCCGGGAGCAGGCGCACGAACTTGTCTTTTCCCTTCTGCAGCACCAGCCCTTCGGCCGGAATGGTGACTGCCGTCTGAGGGTCCGTGGCCGCCTCGCCATTGACCTTCAGCCCGCGGTTCTGGATCAGTTTGCGGGCCGCGCCGTTGCTCGGTTCCAGCCCGGCGAGCGCCACCAACCGGAACAGGCCCACCACGCCGTCCGCGTTCAGCTCCTCGGTCGGCACCGTCACCGAGGGGATGTTCTCGGGAATGCCGCCCTTCGCCACGGCCTTGTAGCGCTCCTCGGCGGCGTCCAGGTCAGCCTCCGGGTGCAGCCACGCCGTCACGGCGCGCGCCAGTTCCCGGTGCGCCGTGACCGGGTGTCCGGCGAGCAGCTCCTCAATGCGCGCTTCCGACAGGTCCGTGAGCAGCGTGAAGTAGTTGAGCAGCAGTGTGTCCGGCACCTTCATCAGCTTCGCGAACATCTCGTGCGCCTCGTCCGTCAGGCCGATGTAGTTGTCGAGGCTCTTGGACATCTTCTCCACGCCGTCCAGGCCGACCAGCAGCGGCAGCGTCATCACGACCTGCGCCGCCTGCCCGTAGTCGCGCTGCAGCGCGCGCCCCACCAGGTTGTTGAACAGCTGGTCCGTGCCGCCCAACTCCACGTCCGCCTCCAGCGCCACGCTGTCGTACCCCTGCGTGAGCGGGTACAGCAGTTCGTGCATCTGCACGGGCGTGCCCGCCGCGAGGCGCTTGGTGAAGTCGTCGCGCTCCAGGATGCGCGCCACCGTGTACTTGCTGGCGAGGCGGATGATGTCGGCGTACCCCATCGGCTCCAGCCACTCGCCGTTGAAGCGGACCTCTAGCACCTCCGGGTCCGAGCGCAGCACCAGCTTGCACTGCTCCAGGTAGCTCACGGCGTTCGCGCGGGTCTCTTCCAGCGTGAGCGGCGGGCGCGTCTTGCTCTTGCCGCTCGGGTCGCCGATCATCGCCGTGAAGTCGCCGATCAGCATGATCACCTTGTGCCCGAGGTCCTGGAACTGCCGCATCTTGCGCAGGATCACGGCGTGCCCGAGGTGCAGGTCCGGGCGGGTCGGGTCCGCGCCGAGCTTCACGCGCAGGGGCGTGCCGCGCTCCAGCTTCGTTTTCAGGTCCTCCTCGGTCACGAGGTCCACCACGCCACGCTTGAGGACCGCGAGCTGTTCCAGTACGGGGACGTTGCGTCTGATGTCGGTCATTGAGTCACTCCAATCAAAAAAAGGCGCGTGCCGATGCTGGCACGCCGCTGAGGGTGGACGTTGGAGGCGCGTGAACGCTTACCCCACCCGCGAGCGGCGAGGGGAATACGCGTACAGCGTGCGCTTCATGCCCCGCATTCTAGGGGGCGCGCGCCGCGCCGCGCTACCCGGGCGTCTGCACGACCGGCGCGTGCGCTAGCCTGAGCGCATGCTGACCATGCAGGAACTGCGCGCGCACCTGCCCCGCGCGGGCGTCGTGGAGTGGCTCGGCGTGCGCAGCGCCCGCCGCGCGCCGGTCCTGAGCGTCCCGGAGGTGGAGGTGCACCCCCTCGTGGGCCTGATCGGCGACCATGGAAAGGTCGCGCCGGCGCGCCTGCGGGCCCTCACGGGTGAGCCCGGCGAGGCCCCGCAGGCCGGGGCCGCCACGCCCATTCCTGGTGGTCCGGGCAAGCGGCAGGTGACGCTCATTCAGGCGGAGCACCTGCCGGTCATCGCGGCGCTCGCCGGGCTGGAGGAGGTCACGCCGGAGCTGCTGCGCCGCAACATCGTCGTGCGCGGCCTGCCGCTGCTGGCCCTCAAGGACCGCCGCTTCCGCCTCGGGGACGTGGTGCTGGAGGGAACAGGGGAGTGCCACCCGTGCTCTCGCATGGAGGAGAACCTCGGCCCCGGAGGGTACAACGCCGTGCGCGGCCACGGTGGCCTGACGGCGCGCGTCATCGTGGGCGGCACCCTGCGGGTGGGGGACGTGGTGGAGGCCCTGCCGCTCCACCCCGTATCCTGAAGCGCGTGAGCGCCCCCGACCCCCACCCGCCCCGCCGCCCTGCCCTGCCCGGCTGGGGCCGCGCGCTCGGCTTCTCGCTGCTCATCGTCGAACTGGGCGTGCTGAGCAGCTTCGCGTTCGCGCTGGTGCTGTTCATCGCGGGGGTCGCGCAGACCGTCACGACGCTGCGCGGCGCCCTGCGTCACCTGGGGGACGCGGACGCGACCGAGCATCTGCTGGTCGCGGCGGTGCAGCAGGCGGACACGTTGTTGGTCGCCACGGCCCTGCTGATCATCAGCCTGGGCCTGCAGATGCTGTTCGTGGGGCGCATCGAGCGGGTGCCGGCGTGGCTGCACATCCGCACCTTCGATGACCTGAAAGCCAAGCTGCTCGGCATCGTGGTGGTCGCCCTGGTGGTGAAGTTCTTCAGCGTGGCGGTGGAATGGGACGGCGGCAGCGGCGTCCTCGCGTACGGCGCGGCGATCGCCGTGGTGATCCTCGCGGCCGCGGCGTACAGCGGGATGCTGGGCCGCGCCGCCCACCCCACCCCACCCGACCACGCCCGTGACGATGACGCTTGACGCACGCCTGGAGGCAGCCGCGCAGTTCATCCGCGCGGCTGTGCACGCGGACATCGGCAGTGACCACGCCGCGCTGCCGGTGGCCCTGCTGACGAGCGGCCGGGTGGAACGCGCCGTGATCGTGGAGAAGACCGAGGGGCCGCTGCGCAACGCGCGCGCAGCCGTGGCCCGCGCGGGCCTCACGGACCGCTGCGAGGTCCGTGAGGGGGACGGACTCGCGCCCCTCACGCCCGGCGAGGTGGAGAGCGCCAGCATGACCGGCATGGGGGTGCGCACCATGCTGGGCGTGCTGGCGCGTGCGGGGGACCGCCTGCCGCCCGCGCTGGTGCTGCAGCCGAATGACGACGCGGCGCCGCTGCGGGCCTGGGCGCGCGCCCAGGCGTACCACCTGCGCGGTGAGGCGCTCGCGCCGGGCTTTTGGACGTACCCGGTGCTGCACCTGCGGCGTGCGGAGGGGCCGGACCCGGCGTACGAGGGCGTGCCGGGTGCCCTCGCGGAGCGGTTCGGGCCGCACCTGCTGCGCGCCCGCGACCCGCAACTGCTGGCGGTGCTGGAGCGGCAGCGCGCCCGCCTCGCGCCACTCACCGCGCATGCCCGCGCGGACGTCCTGCGGCACCTGAGCGACGTGCAGAGCGCCCTGGCCTGGATGCACACCTGAACCCGCCGCATACCCTTGACGACGGCTGCATACCGGGGTATCCTGTTTTTATCACCGCCGATCAAGGCGGCTTTTTTATGGCTGGTTGTGGCGCGGGGCTGCGTTGGCACCAGCGGGGTCGCCGGATGGCCCCCCGTGGGTCTGTGAAAGCACAGCAGGATCGGGGCCTTCATCTGAACTTCACCTGACCGAGCGTGTTGATGATGGGTCCATGTTGAACTTTTCACACGCGGCCACCCGCCGCGCGGCCCCGTACGCCCTCCTGACCGGTGCGCTGCTGCTGTCCGCGTGCGGGCAGCAGGCCCCCGCCCCCACGACGGGCTCCACCACCACCAGCGTGCGCCTGCTCTCCATCCCCACCCAGGTGAAGCTCGTGACGCTGGACGTCACCGGCAAGGACAGCAGCACCCAGAATGACTCCCGCACCTACACCGCCACGCTGGAGGGTGGTGTGGCGTCCATCAACCTCAGCAACGTTGCCAAGGGCGCCTACACCCTCGTCGCGCGCGGCTACGACGACGCCGACCGGCAGGTCACGCTCTACAAAACCACTGTGGACGTGAACCTCAAGGACGCCACCCCCGTCGTGCTCCGCATGAACCGCGTAACGAGCGCCATCACCGTGAACGCCCTCGGGCTCAGCAGCAAGAGCGACGTCGTCATCGCCCGGGTCGGCGGCCTCGAAGCGCGCCTGAACGTGCAGGGCACCACCGCGACCGGCACCGTGCAGGGCGTGCCCAGCGGCCGCGACCTGAGCGTCCTCGTGCAGGGCCTCGACCAGAGTGGTGCGGTGCAGCAGCAGGGGAATGCCACCACCATACTGTCCGAAAGTGACGTCACCACCAGCGTGACCCTCAAGGACGTCGCCGCACCCGCCCCCACCATCACAGCCGTCACCGCGCCCGAAAGCGTCAAGAAGAACGACCCCTTCAGCGTGCGCGTGCAGGCGCAGGGCGACGGCCTGGCGGGCGCGCGCGTGGAATGGGGCGACGGCAGCAGCGACACCTACCCGCTCACCGGCAGCGTCCTGGACGCCACCTACACGCACGTGTTCAGCGCGCCCGGCGCCCGCAACGTCAGCGTCACCGTCACGAACGCCAGCGGCACGTCCGGCCGCGCCGTCCGCACCGTGAACGTCATCGACACGACCGACACGCCCGTCAGCATCGACCTCGGCGCGGACATCACGCCCGCCACCCTCGAAGTGACCGGCGTGCCCGCCGGCGCGCAGCGCGTGAACGCCACCGTGACCGCCCCGGTCGGCGCGCAGGCGCTGCGCCGCCAGGACCTCAAGCGCGGGTACACCCTCGAACTGATCCCGCGCGCGAACGGCACGTGGAGCGCCACGCTCGGCCTGCCCGCCGGGTTCACGTACGGCGTCACGTACCGCGCCATCAGCGCCGACGGCACTGGCACCGACGGGAGCACGCAGAGCGTCACGCCCACGCTGGGCCAACCGAACGTTTTCAGCGCGCCGTTCACGGCGAGCGGCAGCGTCAGTTGCCCCGCGCCCGGCGGGACCCTCACCACCATCGGCGCGGTGCAGGGCAGCGGCGCGACCAGCCCGCTCGTCGGCCAGGGCGTCACCGTGCGCGGCATCGTCACGCTTGACGCGCAGAGCGGCCTGCGCGGCTTCTACCTGCAGGACCTCATGCCCGACGCGAATCCCGACACCAGCGACGGCGTGTTCGTGTACACCGGCGCCGCCCCGCAGACCGTCAAGGCCGGTGACGTCGTGCAGTTCACGGCCACCGTCAAGGAATTCAAGGGCGCGAGCGACAAGCTGCCCGGCACCGGCACGCAGCTCGACACGCTTCAGAACGTAAGCTTCTGCGGCACCACCACCGTGCCCGCGCCCGTCACGCTCAGCTTCCCGCTCGCGAACGCCAGCGACCTCGAACGGTACGAGGGCATGCGTGTGACCATCCCCACCCCCCTGACCGTCACGGACAACTACACCCTCGGCCGCTACGGCGAGCTGGGCCTCAGCAGCGGCGGGCGCGTGTTCAACCCCACCAACGGCCAGCCCGGCACCGTGGACGCCGCGCGGCGCACCATCCGCCTCGACGACCTGAACACCGCCCAGAACCCCGCGAGCGTTCCGTACCTCACGGGCAGTGACGTCACCGCCACGCGCCGCACCGGCGACACCGTCACCGGCCTGACCGGCGTCGTGCACTACGCGAACGACGCGTACAAGATTCAGCCCACCACGGCCCCAGTGTTCGAGAGCGCCAACCCCCGTCAGGACACGCCCAAAGCGGTCGGCGGCACCCTGAAGGTCGCGGGCGCGAACGTCCTGAATTACTTCACGACGTTCGGCAGCAACGACCGCGGCGCGAACAGCGCGTACGAGTTCGCGCGTCAGAAAGCCAAGATCGTCGCCGCCCTCAAGGGCCTCGACGCGGACGTCGTCACGCTCATGGAAATCCAGAACGACAGCGACGCCGCCCTGAACGACCTCACGGGCGCCCTGAACGCCGCGTACGGCCAGAACGTGTACGCCGCGCTGTCCACCGGTAAGGTCGGCACGGACGCCATCCGCGTCGCCATGATCTACAAGCCCGCCCGCGTGACCCTGGTGGGGGCGCCGCGCATCGACCAGAACAGCGTGTATTCCCGGCCACCCGTCGCGCAGACCTTCCGCGACCTGAGCAGCGGCGGCACCTTCACGGTCATCGCCAACCACTTCAAGAGCAAGGGCAGCTGCCCGAACAGTGGCGACACCGACAACGGTCAGGGCTGCTGGAACACCCTGCGCGTCCAGCAGGCCCAGGCGGTCCTCGCGTTCGCGGAACAGCTGCGCGCCAGCACCGGCGACCCGGACGTCCTGATCATGGGGGACCTGAACGCCTACGGCGACGAGGACCCCATCCGCACGCTCGTGGCGGGCGGCTTCGAGAGCCTCAACAAACGCATCCCCGCCGAGGACCGCTACAGCTACCAGTTCAGCGGCCAGTTCGGGTACCTCGACCACGCCCTCGCCAGCACCGCCCTCGCGGGGCAGGTCACGGGCATCACCGAGTGGCACATCAACAGCGACGAGCCGGTGTTCCTCGACTACAACGTCGAATTCAAGAACAACCCTGAGTGCAAGAGCACGACCTGCACCACGCCCGACCTGTACGCCCCCACGGCGTTCCGCGCGAGCGACCACGACCCCGTCCTTGTCGGCCTGAACCTCACGGCGGACAGCGCCGAACAGCCGCTCGGCGTGACCCTCAGCGCCCCCGGCACCGCCACGACCGGCCAGGCGTACACCGTGACGGTGAGCGCGCCAGGGAACCCCAGCAGCGTCCAGGTCAATTGGGGTGACGGCGCCACCGATACCCTCACCGGCGGCGCGACGACCGCCACGCACACCTACGCCACCGCAGGCACGTACACCGTGACGGCCACCGCCGAACGCGACGGCACCACCAGGACCGCCGCCAGCACCGTGACGGTCACCGACGCGACCACGCCCACGCCGAGCGGGCACGTGGTCATCAGCCAGGTGGCGACCGCCGGTCCAGCCGGCGCGAGCGACGAGTACATCGAGCTGTACAACCCGACCAGCGCGAACGTGAACCTGAGCGGCTGCAAACTGGTGTACCGCTCGGCGGCCGGCACGTCCGACACGAACCTCAGTGCGGCGCTCAGCGCGAACCTGCCCGCCGGGAAGTACTGGCTGGCGGCAGGCAGCGCCTACCCGGGCACGGCCGACGCGAAATTCTCCGCCGGACTGTCCGCCACGGCCGGCGGCGTGGCCCTGATCTGCAACGACGCCGTTGTGGACAGCGTCGGGTACGGCACGGCCACCAACGCCTTCGTGGAGGGCGCGGCGGCGCC encodes:
- the dnaA gene encoding chromosomal replication initiator protein DnaA, yielding MSQEIWADVLRYVRNNISEVEYHTWFAPVKPLGVQQGSLVLGVRNSFAQEWFRKHYLELLEDALRSLGAQSPQVSFQVLPAVQDAMMLPVNEPEVSPPPRTRALPGPAPLPVGSGENRKSLNPKYTFENFVVGPNNNLAHAAALAVAESPGRAYNPLFIYGDVGLGKTHLMHAVGHYIAERYPDKRIEYLSTESFTNELINAIRDDKMTQFRNKYRSVDLLLVDDIQFLAGKERTQEEFFHTFNALYENHKQIILSSDRPPKDIQTLEGRLRSRFEWGLITDIQSPEFETRVAILKMNAEHRHIDIPQDVLEQVARQVTSNIRELEGALMRVVAFSSLNNVPFSRAVAAKALSDVFASQEVNVEMKDVLRVVGERFGVSTDILKGAGRARDVVVPRQVAMYLIRELTSHSLPEIGQFFGRDHSTVLHSIQKVTEAVGKDADLTAHIDALRQILQGGDPLGGGL
- the dnaN gene encoding DNA polymerase III subunit beta; translation: MRAQVSKKALNEGVGMLERIIPARNSNPLLTALKVDATERGLTLSGTNLEIDLSCFVAAEVNEQAAFVVPAHLFAQIVRNLGGELVELEHSGNELAVRAGGSEFKLQTGDLSAYPPLSFPDHVDTTLDAAELAKALSSVRYAASNEAFQAVFRGIKLEYRGGQARVIASDGFRLALRDFAAHGDGQNLILPARSADELVRVLRDGEVRLAYGEGALGVTTDRVRMNVKLMDGDFPDYERVIPRDIKLQVRLQAAALKEAVSRVAVLADKNANNRVEFLVSEGTLRLATEGDYGRAQDTLTVEQAGDEPAMSLGFNAKYVLDALGPIDGAAELLFSGSTSPAMFRAVEGGGYLAVVVPLRV
- the eno gene encoding phosphopyruvate hydratase, whose protein sequence is MKIENIIAREVLDSRGNPTVEAEVTLESGFVGRAIVPSGASTGTHEALELRDGGERYLGKGVLKAVENVNTEIAPELIGMDASSQVAIDRAMLALDGTPNKARLGGNAMLAVSMATARAASEGLGVPLYRYLGGNNAKTLPLPMMNLINGGAHADNSVDFQEFMVMPVGAPSFREALRYGAETFHQLKKVLSARGYNTNVGDEGGFAPDLGSNEEALEVLLEAIEKAGYEPGKDIAIALDPATSELYKDGQYHLEGEGRVLSSEEMVDFWADWASRYPIVSIEDGLHEDDWAGWKLLTDTIGERVQLVGDDLFVTNPERLGRGLREGVANSILVKVNQIGTLTEAMDAIELAKRHRYTTVISHRSGESEDAFIADLAVATNAGQIKTGSASRSDRIAKYNQLLRIEHQLGDAAVFLGRAALLR
- the pyk gene encoding pyruvate kinase, with protein sequence MKHFDRATKIVATIGPASRNPETLERMIDAGLNVVRMNFSHGDQEDHRQTYDMVRALAKKKGVSIGILQDLQGPKIRVGRFKDGPVTLSAGQPFIITMDDVEGTAERVSSTYKGLALDVRPGMALLLDDGNMALEVTKVQGHDVHTVVTVGGVLKNNKGINVPEADLTVPALSDKDVEDLTFGAELGVDWVALSFVRSRDDLLLARHYLARAGSRAKLMAKIEKPQAVERFDDILKECDGVMVARGDLGVEMRPEQVPIIQKRLIRACREAGKPVITATQMLESMINLPRPTRAEASDVANAIFDGTDAVMLSAESAAGLYPVEAVSMMDHIAREAEASAEYKIMQAQEIDTTLAQDAIAQAACNIGERMDLAAIVTFTKTGGAATRVAKNRPKLPILALTPNEQTRSQLALSWGIVPILSEDPHDTDDMVRIANNTLRDSRLAAVGERYVITAGVPFGVAGSTNMLRVEKLRQ
- the tyrS gene encoding tyrosine--tRNA ligase, with the translated sequence MTDIRRNVPVLEQLAVLKRGVVDLVTEEDLKTKLERGTPLRVKLGADPTRPDLHLGHAVILRKMRQFQDLGHKVIMLIGDFTAMIGDPSGKSKTRPPLTLEETRANAVSYLEQCKLVLRSDPEVLEVRFNGEWLEPMGYADIIRLASKYTVARILERDDFTKRLAAGTPVQMHELLYPLTQGYDSVALEADVELGGTDQLFNNLVGRALQRDYGQAAQVVMTLPLLVGLDGVEKMSKSLDNYIGLTDEAHEMFAKLMKVPDTLLLNYFTLLTDLSEARIEELLAGHPVTAHRELARAVTAWLHPEADLDAAEERYKAVAKGGIPENIPSVTVPTEELNADGVVGLFRLVALAGLEPSNGAARKLIQNRGLKVNGEAATDPQTAVTIPAEGLVLQKGKDKFVRLLPAT
- a CDS encoding MOSC domain-containing protein — translated: MLTMQELRAHLPRAGVVEWLGVRSARRAPVLSVPEVEVHPLVGLIGDHGKVAPARLRALTGEPGEAPQAGAATPIPGGPGKRQVTLIQAEHLPVIAALAGLEEVTPELLRRNIVVRGLPLLALKDRRFRLGDVVLEGTGECHPCSRMEENLGPGGYNAVRGHGGLTARVIVGGTLRVGDVVEALPLHPVS
- a CDS encoding YqhA family protein is translated as MSAPDPHPPRRPALPGWGRALGFSLLIVELGVLSSFAFALVLFIAGVAQTVTTLRGALRHLGDADATEHLLVAAVQQADTLLVATALLIISLGLQMLFVGRIERVPAWLHIRTFDDLKAKLLGIVVVALVVKFFSVAVEWDGGSGVLAYGAAIAVVILAAAAYSGMLGRAAHPTPPDHARDDDA